The Sagittula sp. P11 genome window below encodes:
- a CDS encoding ChaN family lipoprotein — protein MPLNASIPTALLLFLAIPALADPVADIVILGEVHDNPDAHLGQAAALSDLQPTAVVFEMLTAEEARVADANRDAIADAWEASGWSDFEIYAPIFDGLGNSRIVGAAAPREAVRRVYSDGAATLFGPDAGHFGLDTDLPEDQLEARRQLQFDAHCAAMPLEMMDGMVAVQRYRDAVFARAALEALETYGPPVAVIAGNGHARTDWGIPAMIARAAPDVSTYALGFVEADSGVPFDEIRVVPPAARDDPCKTFKTN, from the coding sequence ATGCCCCTGAACGCCTCCATCCCCACTGCCCTGCTGCTCTTTCTCGCGATACCCGCGCTGGCCGATCCCGTGGCCGATATCGTCATTCTGGGCGAGGTCCATGACAATCCGGACGCACATTTGGGCCAGGCCGCCGCCCTGAGCGACCTGCAACCCACCGCTGTCGTCTTCGAGATGCTGACCGCGGAGGAGGCGCGCGTGGCCGACGCCAACCGCGACGCTATCGCCGACGCATGGGAGGCCAGCGGCTGGAGCGACTTCGAAATCTATGCGCCGATCTTCGACGGGTTGGGCAACTCGCGCATCGTGGGGGCCGCCGCCCCGCGCGAGGCGGTGCGCAGGGTCTATTCCGACGGTGCCGCCACGCTCTTCGGGCCGGATGCCGGGCATTTCGGGCTGGACACGGACTTGCCGGAGGACCAGCTGGAGGCGAGGAGGCAGCTTCAGTTCGACGCGCATTGCGCGGCTATGCCTTTGGAAATGATGGACGGGATGGTCGCGGTCCAGCGCTATCGCGACGCGGTCTTCGCCCGGGCAGCGCTAGAGGCGCTGGAGACCTACGGTCCGCCCGTGGCCGTGATTGCCGGCAATGGCCATGCCCGTACCGACTGGGGAATCCCTGCGATGATCGCCCGCGCCGCGCCGGACGTGAGCACCTATGCCTTGGGCTTCGTCGAAGCAGACAGCGGCGTGCCCTTCGACGAAATCCGGGTCGTGCCGCCCGCAGCGCGCGATGACCCCTGCAAAACCTTTAAAACCAACTGA
- a CDS encoding antibiotic biosynthesis monooxygenase translates to MYLAMNRFTVPLENAAEFEELWLSRESRFQDMEGFVSFHMLKGPETDGRVLYASHTVWQTEAHFRAWTTSEEFRASHARAGQTRKLHEGAPRFEGFTVTCH, encoded by the coding sequence ATGTATCTTGCCATGAACCGTTTTACCGTGCCGCTGGAGAACGCCGCAGAGTTCGAGGAGCTTTGGCTGAGCCGCGAGAGCCGCTTTCAGGACATGGAGGGTTTCGTGTCCTTTCACATGCTGAAGGGACCCGAGACGGACGGCCGCGTTCTCTATGCCTCGCACACGGTCTGGCAAACGGAGGCGCATTTCCGCGCCTGGACCACCAGCGAGGAATTCCGCGCCTCCCACGCCCGTGCGGGCCAGACACGCAAGCTGCACGAAGGTGCGCCGCGCTTCGAAGGGTTCACCGTGACCTGCCACTGA
- a CDS encoding heme ABC transporter ATP-binding protein: MSLIAEDIRVFYGRREALRGVSLRAEPGEFTAIVGPNGSGKSTLLGALTASLPYSGRVMLNGRDIDGLKPWELSSERAVLPQASRLAFPFTVLEVVRLGVQAGTAGDRPEVPMQALARVGLDHYAERTFQELSGGEAQRVMLARVLAQVWSPVEDGRPRWLLLDEPVSSLDIAHQLQVMEIARTFARAGGGVIAVMHDLNLTAMFADRVAVLAEGQRLAFGTPREVFCDGILSRAYGCDLRVSAPPPVGTPYILPHAATA, translated from the coding sequence TGCGCGGAGTGTCTTTGCGCGCAGAGCCAGGCGAATTTACCGCCATCGTCGGGCCGAATGGCTCGGGCAAGTCGACGCTGCTGGGGGCGCTGACGGCGTCACTGCCATACTCGGGCCGCGTCATGCTGAACGGGCGCGACATCGACGGGTTGAAACCCTGGGAACTCTCGTCCGAGCGCGCCGTGCTCCCGCAGGCCTCAAGGCTCGCCTTTCCCTTTACCGTGCTCGAAGTCGTGCGGCTGGGTGTGCAGGCGGGCACCGCCGGGGATCGACCAGAGGTGCCGATGCAGGCGCTGGCCCGGGTCGGCCTTGACCACTACGCCGAACGGACCTTTCAGGAACTCTCGGGCGGCGAGGCGCAGCGTGTGATGCTGGCCCGCGTGCTGGCGCAGGTCTGGTCCCCGGTCGAGGACGGTCGGCCGCGCTGGCTCTTGCTGGACGAGCCGGTCTCCAGCCTCGATATCGCGCATCAGTTGCAAGTCATGGAGATCGCGCGCACTTTCGCCCGCGCGGGCGGGGGTGTGATCGCCGTCATGCATGACCTGAACCTCACCGCGATGTTCGCCGACCGTGTCGCCGTTCTGGCAGAGGGTCAGCGTCTGGCCTTTGGCACGCCACGCGAGGTCTTTTGCGATGGCATCCTGTCGCGCGCCTACGGCTGTGACCTGCGCGTTTCGGCGCCGCCACCGGTCGGAACACCCTATATCCTGCCGCATGCGGCCACTGCCTGA